Within the Miscanthus floridulus cultivar M001 chromosome 17, ASM1932011v1, whole genome shotgun sequence genome, the region CAATCAATAACAAATAGGATTGGTTAGTGTCAAACTGTCAATACCTTATCATGAGGCCAAAAAAGTGGAACCCCTTTCCATAAAAAAATTGATCCTTGTAATATATGCTTCAACTCAGTGAGACACTAGTAATGAACAATACAAACAAATAAAATGCTAGGATGTTTTGAGACCTGGTCATGCCACAATTGATCAGATAAAACCTGCATTTGGTCAGACAGGTAAATCATGGGACATTAACATTAAGTTCTATTTGCAACATCATAAAAGGTGAAAACAAGGTCCATCAACTCACCATGTTACTTCATGAAGTGAGACACAAGACAAATTATTCATCAATCTATTGACTAAAAGGGAGCAGAAGCAACAAATAGTTGTTGATTGTACTACCATGAAACATGATGTATAACAATTTGTGGTAAATTCACAAAGAAATGAGACTGGAGATACCAATGAATCAGATTAGTTGATATGGAGAAAATGGTGGACCTTGTGCTTCCCAAGCAGATACAACAAAACTCTCACGGTATCTAACTATATGTAAATAAGAACATAATTTGTGAAGATATCTTGTCAACATGTCACTCCGCCTCACCTATGCTGTGAACTAGTGAAGGAGAGTTGTGATATATAGGCTTAGTGATCCAACGGAAAAAGAACAGCCACCCAATTTTGAAAATATTGTGATCCTTTctttagcctaccccaacttgcttggactaaaaggctttgttgttgttgttgttgttgttgttgtgatcctTTCTTTATTATGCTCATAGCAAATATTTGAAAGTGAACAAAGAAATGAATGAGCCAGCACACCTCAATCAAGCACAGCGCCAGCGTGGCGTGAGTAGAGACGGCAATGGGTACATGGAACCTGATACCCGGTggactttattctattaagacaTGGGTCTGGGTCAATTTCCTAACCCATAGATTTGTTAATGGGCAAAAGGCCTAACCCATCGGGTCTACCAAGTTGGGGTACGTTCCTATAGTACCCATACCCATAAACCCATGGGTAATATAAACCCAGTCTATCCAGAAAAAGAGCCCATACCTTGCCCCATAATACCCTAAACCTGGTTTATTTTACCATCCCAGAAAGCTAATGTTGTGACCTGCTATCCCAGAAAGTTTATGTTGTGATGACCTGGTAAAGTGGTGTAGGGGGAGAGTTGTGATAGGGTTGGTTATCCAATGGAAAAAAGAAAACCAAACGCTATTATGAAGTGGAACCCAACTTTAGAGTTTTGTCAATTTGTGTGGATATTTGAGCAAGTGAACAAAGAAATGAATGAACCAACACACCTCAATAATACTATCCCTTTCTGTCATTTGACGTTAGGAAAGGCTGCTCTTCCTACGTTTTAGTTAAATATAAAAATCATTAAAGCTGCAAATTTATCTTAGAAGCACAGATCATGGACATAGAGACTCAATGGAAGCTGTGAATTGTTATGCCGTCATAAAGCACCTGAGTACAAGTAATATAACTTCTCGTTTCAAGGGTCAAGATATCAGAAGTATCCAACAGTGTTACAGCtcatttctcaaatgaaaaactaAAACATGAAACACGTGGAGATTGTTAGACGAGCTAACAGGCCTTTTCTGCCACATCAATACTAAATCGTAACACATCCCTCCGTGAATAAACCACAACAGACGACTGAAGGTCTCTGTCAACCTTGAAATGGGAGTGGAAAAATCTCCTCACCTGCCAACCATAACAATTATTGATGAGTTTGAGTACTACTGTTACGAAACAAGAAATCCTATCATTATTGCCGTGTGCTCCCTCTGAAtcaagcatatgacatattttttTGTCATCTTCTTTCAAAATACTAGGTATGTATTTCTAATGAAATAGCAGGGCAATCAAAAGCATTTTTCTGTTAAGGCATCCAAATATTTgcatttgtaagcaatttaagATTCAAAATGACAAATCAGAAAATTTCTTATGTTAATCCGGACTCCATATAAAAATTGTAGAGTTGCGCTATGTGGTAAACAATGTCCTAGAGGGCTAGAATACTGCCAAattcatggaaattcctacactAGTTAGTAACAGATACTGCTTGGCAAATAATGACGCTGGAAAGCAGTATAATGCGTGTCTATTGAACCCTGAAGTGAAAAAGAAGCCACGTGATATCTAAGGTACAATGGCATATTACCTCAAGAAAGGAATTGTGCAGAAGCAACTGGAGAACATGTCTTTCTTCGGACTCAAATAATACAATGTGACTGAATGTAGATAAATTTCCAAAAACCCCGCCCACAAACTCAGATGGACTTGTAAGGAAACGATCTGACTCATCCAAGGACCCTTTGTTATCACTGAGTGCAGTAGAAAGTCAGCAGGGACGTATGTATTCAAGAACAAGTATAGATATGAAAGGTTAAATATTTTTGCATTCAAAAGAACAAAGAAAATAACCACCTAGGAGTGCAGTCCAAAAAGCGCATAGGTAGATCGTAATGTAAGGTTGAGTAGTAAGGTGTTGAATGACAAGGCATGAGAAAGAGGACACTCTTCACTCTTCCATCATGGGCTTCTTTTGACAAATAATACATAACATCCTCTGTTCCCCTCTGCCACAATGAGTGTTGAATATGGGATATAAATGGAAATAATGGAGAAGCTGTAATCCCTAGATGCATAGAGCAATACAACAATATTGAAGTATGGAAAACTTACTTGATGGAATAAGGACATATATAAGGCCATGGGAACATTGGTTATGACAAGAAGAATAACAGAAAGTTGCAACCTTGAAAGGTTTCTTTTCCCATGCTGATTTTTGCCCTTGAATTGTGACATGGCAGCTAAGCAGTAACCTGAGAACATCAATGCTAAAGGTAGCACCGGAAGAACAAATCTGCAGTATTCAATCTATTTGTATCACATCATGTGAATAACGAGAAGAGGTTACTTGACTACAAGGGCACTGTACACTTCCAAGAAAAGGTGAATACCTAAATTCTTTGTGTCCAAGTATGCTGTAAACCCCTAATACCCAAGCAATTAGACCTGAAAGTCTCCATTCCCAAGACTTTACAATACCACACATTGCAAATGGTAAGAATGTCCAAATCATGGACGGAAAACCCTGTGTAAAGTACCAGTGGAAGACATGTGTTCCGTAATAGTCTCCTCCCGAAGAGAAGAggttgaatttcaaaaaattaaGTGGCACTATGACCCGGGAACCATACATCCACCAATCAAGGAGTGTTGTTACTGCAAGGACAATGGCCCTGCAGAAAGATTAAACAAGTAACTTATATAGAATATTCATACATCGGGAAAGATAAAAAATGGCATCACAACAGAATCAACGGATAAGCAACATATGTTCTCCCAGGAAAGAAACAAAAAACAAAGAATTGAGGGTGGGGGTATAACTTAACATGGTCAACTTTAAAAAATGTCAGCATTGTGCATATGTCCATTGTGCGAAATCAAGAAACAATAAAGATAAGCCAGTGTAGTGAAATTCACAGATCTCAAACAACGAAAGATAGAAAGTTGCCATGAATTTTAACAATAACTTACCCTACTGGAATGACATCAAAAAAGACAAAACTAAATTTTGATTTCATCTGAATAAAATCCAAAAGACCAACATATATCCATGTTACAGCACTTGTTGGCCGAATCGCACAGGACAAGGCTGCTATCAGAAGAGCCATTTTTCTTGATGAGACACTTTGTTCACAGGCAGCATGCTGCTTTGAAACGACTGAGGTTGCCTTGGAAGACTCTATTGCAGTAAACCAGTAATAGAGTCCAGCTACAGTCAAAACAGTCTCCAAGCTGTTTGATAGAGTCCGCGTGATACAGAAAAACATGAACCAGTTAACCAATTGGGAAAATAACTGCAAACAGTTTGTTAAGGCCGACATCCAAGGTTATTGAAGTTATATACTCATGAAGGAAATCGTATAGATACATAGATGAGTTTAAGGATACTGTCCACTGGGCAACCTGACCATTGAAAATAAGTTTGGAAAATTTATACAAGTATAGATCTCCAAAAGCTGCAAACACAGATTGTAGCAGACGTGGAGCCATCACCTACAGGAAAATAGAGAAACAGCTAAGCAAATGCTCCCCCTCAGAATGTGAGAAGGATGAAGCTGACTAGCTGAGTAGAGAGCTAAGGACGAATGTACTGAGTTATGATACACATGGCATTTGTTGGAGCAAAAGGCCATGGTTCTCATGAGCTTGATGTTCAAATAAAGCTGGCAACTTGGCAGTTTATACTTTATAATTAAGATTAAACTATGTTTTCATATGTTTATTAAGAGGCTGGTATCACAAGGCCAACACAATGGCTCAAACTGAGTTCCAATTCATATGTCAGAATAATTATTGATCCTGAATCTTTCTTACAATAAAAAGGGACAAGCCATTGGTACTGATTAGAGAAGCTCTGTTCCTGGTAGTACTGTCATATAACCTACCACTAGAACATAGAAATCATGA harbors:
- the LOC136517285 gene encoding mannosyltransferase APTG1-like, giving the protein MSHRRRSRAAGSPHGDAGPAPTPEKSGWIRPWAVLGSDRRVLALALAFRAVNALLVRTYFNPDEHWQCLEVAHRVAFGYGHLTWEWKRGLRSYLHPLIFAALYKILALLHLDTPWVMVMAPRLLQSVFAAFGDLYLYKFSKLIFNGQVAQWTLFSQLVNWFMFFCITRTLSNSLETVLTVAGLYYWFTAIESSKATSVVSKQHAACEQSVSSRKMALLIAALSCAIRPTSAVTWIYVGLLDFIQMKSKFSFVFFDVIPVGAIVLAVTTLLDWWMYGSRVIVPLNFLKFNLFSSGGDYYGTHVFHWYFTQGFPSMIWTFLPFAMCGIVKSWEWRLSGLIAWVLGVYSILGHKEFRFVLPVLPLALMFSGYCLAAMSQFKGKNQHGKRNLSRLQLSVILLVITNVPMALYMSLFHQRGTEDVMYYLSKEAHDGRVKSVLFLMPCHSTPYYSTLHYDLPMRFLDCTPSDNKGSLDESDRFLTSPSEFVGGVFGNLSTFSHIVLFESEERHVLQLLLHNSFLEVRRFFHSHFKVDRDLQSSVVVYSRRDVLRFSIDVAEKAC